In Deltaproteobacteria bacterium, the genomic stretch GATCGAGCCGACCGGCGCGTTGCCGCTGTCGGGGCACTTGTAGTCCGGGCGATGCACCGCACCGTCACCGATGTCGCCGACGACCTTGCCGCCCTGGCCTTCGCAGGCGGCGGCGGTGAGGCCGGGACGCTCGTTGGTCGTGCCGTCGTCGCCGGTGTCGCCGGTCGGCGCGGGCTCGGGCGTGGTGGTGGGCTGCTCGGCGGGCTGCTTCGAGCAAGCGAGGGTGGTGGCGAGGAGGAGCAGCAGGCAGGACACGCGCATGGCCGTCGTCTAGCACGGCCGGCACCGCCGGTGCCAGGTGGCGTGATACACCAGCGACGCCCCATGCGCTGGTTCGTCCGCGGCGACATCGATGGCTTCTTCGGGCTCGCGCTCGACAACCTCGTGCAGCTGCTGTTGGTCGATGCGCTGTGCCGCCACGTGCTGGGCTTCCCCGACACACTGCTGTACGGCCGCGTGCTGCCGGGCGTCGCGATCTCCCTCTTGGTGGGCAACGTCTACTACGCGATCCAGGCCCGCAGGCTCGCGGCCGCGACCGGCCGCACGGACGTATGCGCCCTGCCCTATGGCATCAACACGGTCTCGCTGTTCGGGCACGTGTTCCTGGTGATGCTGCCGGCCAAGCTCGCCGCAGCAGCCGCCGGCCACCCCAATCCCGTCGAGGTCGCGTGGCACGCGGGACTCGCGGCGACGATCGGCTCCGGCGCCATCGAGCTGGTCGGCTCGCTCGTCGCCGACACGCTGCGTCGATGGACCCCGCGCGCGGCCCTGCTCGCGACGCTGTCGGGCATCGCGCTGGGCTTCATCTCGCTGGGGTTCCTGTTCCGCACCTTCGCGCATCCGGTCGTGGGCCTGTCGACCTTCGCGATCGTCATGCTCACGTACTTCGGCCGCGTCCGCTTCCGCGGCAATCTGCCAGGCGGGCTGGTGGCGGTCGCGATCGGCGTGACGTTGGCGTGGACCACCGGCCTCGCGCCGGTCGGCGAGGCGCCGTTGAACGCCGGCGTACACCTGCCGGTGCCGGTCTTGGGTGCGCTCGCCGATGCGTTGGGTGGCGGCTACGTGCTCACGTACCTGTCGGTGATCGTGCCGATGGGGCTCTTCAACCTCATCGGATCGCTGCAGAACATCGAGTCTGCCGAGGCCGCCGGCGACAGCTTCCGCACCGCGCCGTCGCTGGCGGTCAATGGCCTCGGTTCGATCGCCGCGGGCCTGTTCGGCTCGGTGTTCCCGACCACGATCTACATCGGCCACCCCGGCTGGAAGGCCATGGGCGCGCGCGCGGGCTACTCGGTGCTGAACGGCGTGTTCATCACCGTGGTGTGCTTGACCGGCACGCTCTCGAGCATCGCGTGGGCGGTGCCGGTCGACGCCGGCATGGCCATCGTGCTGTGGATCGGCCTGGTGATCACCGCGCAGGCCTTCGAGGCCACGCCACGTCACCACGCACCCGCGGTGGTGCTGGGCCTGTTGCCGGGGGTCGGAGCCTGGGGCGCGTTGATGGCGAAGAACGGCCTGCGCGCCGCCGGCATGGGCACCCCCGAGGCACCGTTCTCGCCGGCGCTCATCGACGCGTTCGCGCGCAGCGACACGTGGATCCACGGCGCCTTCGCGCTCGAGCAGGGCTTCATCTTCACCTCGATGATCCTCGCCGCGAGCACCGTCGCGGTGATCGAGCGACGCTTCGAGATCGCGGCCGCGTGGTGCGGCGTCGGTGCGGTGCTCGCCGTCACCGGGCTCGTGCACGGCTACGCGTTCACGCTCGGCGACACCGTGATCTCGCTGGCCCCGGCGTGGCCGTGGGCGGCGGGCTACGGCGCCATGGCGCTGGTGTTCGCCGCGGCGCGGTGGCTGACGGTGCCCGACGACGGCGCCGGGCACTGACGCGCGGGCGTCAACCCGGGATCGTGACCGGCGGCCCGCCGACGCAGCCGAACTGGAAGTTGTCGAGCAACACCACCGTGTCGAGCACCGGGTCGGAGAGGTCGAACACCGCGAACACCAGCTCGATGGTCTCGCCCGGTGTGACGCCGGCGGTGGTCGTCAGCCACTTCGTGCCGGCGTGGCCCTCCATCGCGGTGCCCGCGAGCTCGGGCGCGGCGCACGGGGCCGGGCAGTCATACGGGTTGGGCGCGTCCTTGTAGTCGAGGAAGCCCGCGTTCAGCGAGATCGGGTGCCCCATCTCGTCGAACGAGATGTTGCCGGTCCACATCTCGGACTCGAGCCAGCCGATGTACATGTCGTTGAAGCCCGACTGGTAGTAGTTCGGGTACTCGGTCGAGAACATCGCGAGGTCGTAGCTGAACCCCGGGTTGCCCGCCGGCACGCCGACCGAGAAGCGCAGCTCCGCGTAGTCGTAGGCGCCGCTGCCCTGATTCCACTGATCCTCGACGGTGTTCGAGCAGTCGCCGGTGCCGACGAGGGTGAAATCGTCGGCGCACGTGTCCGTGGTCGAGACCTTCGTCGTCACCATCGGTGCCGGTAGGTTGGCACCGTTGTCGACGAAGCCGGCGACGTCGGTCGAGGCGAACAACCCAGCCATCGTGATGTCCTGCGCGCGGCCGCTCGACATCACGAGGAACTTGTCGCCCTCGCGCGGGGGGTACGGTGCGGGCACGAAGGTGCCGAGGTCGCCCTCGTGCACGTAGAACGACTGGGGATCGCCGTTGACCATCCCGTCGATCTGCAGGCCCCCCGGGCAGTTGAGCCCGATCGCGTGCCAGATGTCGTCGTCCATGTGATCGCACGGCACGTTGTTCGCCACACACTCGGCGAACGGCGTGTCGGGCACGAGGCCGAGGTCGAACTTCGCGGGGCCGGGGTCGAAGGGGCCGGTGCTGGTGCTGCCGCCCTCGTCCGCGCCCGCGGTGCCGGCGTCGTCGCCACCACCGCTGCCCGGCGCACCGCTGCTCGAGCTACCGGTCGCCGCGGTGTCGCCGTCGTCGGACGCTACGGTATCGATCCCGACGGTCGCTTGGCTGAGGTCGCCCTTGCCATCCCCGCACGCAGCGAGCACGGCGATGATCGTGACCGCCGTCGAAGAACCAACTCGTGCTCGCGTTCGCTTCGTGGTCATGCGCATCGACGCGGCCGCCCGACTGGCACCGCTGCCCCCCGCGTCCATGGTCCCCGCGCACTGCATCCATCGCAATGCTTGCGGAGCGTCGACGGCGATTCGGCCAGTCCGCGCCGACGCGTGTTTGGCTTGGTAGCATTTGTCCTGCAGAGCCATCGCAAGAAGTGGTCCAGCTCGCGTATTTTTCGGCCGCCTCGCGCGCTTTCCGACTTGGCGACGCGCACGCCATGGCGCACAACGACGCTCAAGATGCTCCGCAACGTCTCCGCCCTCTTCACCGTGCTGGCGCTCGCGACCGCCTGCCACCCCACGCGCAAGGAGCTGCAGGCCGAGCTCGATCAGGTCAAGCAACGCCTGACCGGCGTCGAGCAGGAGAACCAGACCCTGCAAGGCAAGATCACCCAGCTCGAGCAAGATCTGAAGAGCCGTGACGAGCGCATCGCGGCGCTCGAGAAGGAACGCGACGGCATGAATGCCGAGCTCGCCGGGCTCCGCGACGAGCAGGCCCGCCGCAAGGCCGAGCTCGACACCTTCCGCCAGCTCTTCGCGCGCCTGAAGAAGCTCATCGATGCCGGCACGATCAAGGTCTCGTTCCGCAAGGGTCGCATGATCGTCGAGATGGCCTCGGCCGTGCTGTTCGACTCCGGCAAGACCGAGCTCAAGCCCGGCGGCGCGACGGCGCTCGACGAGTTGGTGGTGGCGTTCCAGTCGGTCGCCGATCGCGACCTGCTGATCGCCGGCCACACCGACACCGATCCGATCAAGACCCGACGATTCAAGTCGAACTGGGAGCTGAGCACCGCACGCGCAGTGGTCGTGGTCGACTACATGATCTCGAAGGGCTTCCCGGCCGAGCACCTCGGCGCCGCGGGCTTCGGCCAGATGGATCCGGTCGCGCCCAACACCGACGAGCAGGGCAAGGCGCAGAACCGCCGCATCGAGATCGTGCTCATGCCCAACCTCGGCGAGCTCAAGGGCATCGAGGACATGATCTCCGGCAAGCCGGCGAAGTAGTCCGGCACGCAGCGGCTCGGCCGTCGGCGGGCGACGGCCCGAGCCAGGCGCAGCGGGCGGCCGCGAGCAGGGCCGCCGCTGCTCGTGCATCGATTCAGCCGACCGGCGTGGCGACGTCGCACGCCGCGGCGATGCGCTGCAGCGCGGCGTCGAACGTAGCCGCGTAGTCGTCGTCGCAGACGTCGCCGCTGCTGCCGTACTCGAACATCTCGGTGAACTCGAGCAGCCGCGTCGCGACCTCGGCCCCCGCGAGATCGGGCGGCCCGGGTGGACACGCGTTGGGCCGCGGCACACCGACGAGGGACAGCACCACCACACGCTGGGCGTCGTCGTGTTTCACCGCGACGATGCTGTCGTACCAGCTCGAAGGATCACCACGGGAGTCCGCGGCGTCGTCCTCGTCGGTGATGATCGTCAGCACCAGCAGCGCATCGCGCCGCAGGAACTCGCGGTTGCAGGCACCGACGCCCTCGCCCGTCAGCGCCGCGATGGTCGCGTCCATCGGCCGCTCGATGCCGCTGCCCTCCACGCCGACCCTGCCGGTGCAGGCGAACGTCCGCGCGAGATCGTCGACCGGGGTCATGAACGCATGGTGCTCGGCGAACGGTCCGCACTGCGCGTCGCTCGAGCCGTCACCTCCGGTTCGGGTCGTGAGCGCGCCGAGTCGCTGACAGCCGCCTTCGTTGAAGAGATTCTCGTCGGTCGTGATGACCCCGACGTGGTAGTCGGCGTCGCCGAGCAGCTGCTCGATGCCCGCGATGAAGCCGGGGAAGCTGGCGACCAGCTGGTCCTGCTCGTCGCCCATGCTGCCGGAGTTGTCGATCACGAACAGCAGGTCGACCGCGTTGCAGGGTTGCACGGCGGCGACGTCGGGCTTGGGCGCGAGCGCACCGCCGGTGGAGCTCTCGGTCGAGTGCTCCACCGGGTCGTAGTCGATGGGCGGCGGCAGCCGCTCGGGTGCGGCACATCCGAAGACTCCGAGCAGCATCGACCACGTCGCGCGCGTCATGTGACCGCGCGATCACTTCAATCGCCGTTCCACCGCCGTTCGCCGCCGGCGCAGACCCGGCCCGCGCGCGGCCGCGGGTCCCCGTGCGTCCGCGATCAGTCCACGTCGCGCAGGCGCCACACGTTCTCGCCGTCGCGCTCGACCAGCCGCTCGGCCACGAGCTTGCGCAGGTGGGCCTCGAGCGAGCGCTCGGCCAGCGGCCACAGCCACTGCGGCGTGTCGGCATAGGCCGCCGCGAGCACCGCAGCCAACGGCCGCGGCTCACCGGTGATCGCCGACAACACCGCGGCCTCGCGCGCCCGTCGATGTGCGACGTACGCCGCGATCGCCTCGCCGGGGGCCCGCAACACCGGCCCGTGCGCGGGCACCAACGCGACCGCCCCCAGCGCGTCGATGCGTCGCAGCGAGTCGAGGTAGGCCGCCATGTCGCCGCCGTCGTAGGGGTCGATGAGGATCGTCCCCTCGCCCGCCAACATGTCGCCGACGTACGCCACGCGGCTGCGGGTCTCGAGCAGGACCAGGTGCCCAGGCGCGTGTCCCGGGGTGAACACCGCCCGCAGCTCGACGCCGTCGCCCAGCGTCAGCGTATCGCCGTCGTCGAGCGGGCGATCGATCGCGAACGGCAGCCGCGCAGCGGTCTCGGGATGGGCGAGGATCGGCACCGCGCCACCGAGGCGCTCACGCAGCGGCGCGGCGAAGCCGACGTGATCGCCGTGGTGGTGCGTCAGTACGATGGCGTGCGGCCTCACACCGGCCGCCGCGAGGCGCTCGACCTCACCGACCAGGCGCTCCTGCTCGTCGGCGTGCGGCGTGGCCGGCTCGATGATCACCAGCCGCGTGCCCCACACCAACAGCGTGTTGGTGCAGGTCGCCGGCGGTAGCGTGGGCGTGCGCAGCGGCAGCCGCAGCACGCCAGCGGCCACCGTCTCGGCGTCGGTCGGGTTCACGCGGCCTGGATGATCGTCCGGGTCTTGCGACGGCGATAGCGCGCGCGGCACGGCATCCGCGGGCCCACCAGCAATCGGTTGTAGTCGGGCTCGTAGCGGGGCTCCAGCAGCTCGAAGTCGAAGTTGCGCAGCAGGTGACTCCAGATCGCCCGCAGCTGCAGCTGGGCGAACACGATGCCCATGCAGCGGTGACGGCCACCGCCGAACGAGATCCAGCCCATCGGGTTCTTCTTGTCCTCGTCGCGCTCGGGCCCGAAGCGATCGGGGTCGAAGCGGTTCGGATCCTTGAAGACCTCGGGGATGCGATGGGCCATCGCCGGCGAGGTCATGATCATCGCGTTCTCGGGCACCCAGTAGCCGCCGTGCTCGAAGCCCTTGAGCACCCGGCGCATCATCATGATGATCGGCGGGTACAGCCGCAGCGCCTCCTTCACGGCGCACTCGAGGTCGTGCATGCCGCGGAGGTCGTCGAGCGTCAGGTCATCGCGATCGCCGAGGATGCGGTCCTGCTCCGCGCGCAGGCGGCCGATCCACTGCGGGTTCTGGTTGAGCAAGATGCCCGTCCACGCGAACGTCACGCCGCTGGTGTGGTGGCCGGCGAACATGATCGCCAGCAGCAGGCCGGTCATCTCGTCCTCGGTGAGGCGCTGGCCGTTCTTGTAGGAGGCGTCCATCAGCGTCTGCAGGAAGTCCTCTTCGCTCAGGCCCTTGGCCCGACGCTCGCGCACGATCGTGCTGACCAGCTCCCCCAGCCGCGCGCGGGCGCGGTCGCGCTTGCGGAACGCGGGCACCGGCAGGTGCGGGGCGAAGAAGGCCAGCAGGTTCAGGCCCGCCTCCATCTCGTAGTAGAGCTTGGCGAACTCGTCGGACAGCGAGGCACGGAAGGTCGGGCCCAGCAGCGATCGGCTCGAGGTGTAGATCGTCAGCTCGTTGCCGACCTTGTAGAGGTCGACCTCGCCCTCGTCGCCCCACTTGCCGAAGTACTCCTCGGCCTCGGCCACGAAGCCGGCGGCGTAGGTGCGCAGACGGGTCTCACGCAGCGCGTCATGGAAGAACGCCAGCTGCTCCTTCATGATCTCGGGCTCGGCGTCGTAGGCGATGCCCTTGCCGAAGATCGGCGTCATCAGCTTGTAGACCTCGCGCATGCTGACGTCGTCGTCGCTGAGCCGGAAGAACTTCTGGTGCGCCTTGGGCCCGCTCATCACGACCGACACCGGCGAGCCCGGCAGCTTGAGCGAGAACATGTCGCCGAAGCGATCGCGGCCGCGCTGGAACAGCTCGACCGGGCGGCGGCGCAAGTCCAGGGCGTGACCGAGCAGCGGCAGCCCACCCGAGAGCATCGGCGGGAGACGATGGTTGCGGCTGGTCGAAGACTCGGTGGCGGCGGACGTATCCATGGTTTCCTCGTCGCGCCCGGCTTGGGACGCTTTGGCGGCAGACGCTACCGCCAAAGCACCCGGCGAGGGAATCAGTCGACCCCGCGCAACTGTGGCGGCTCGCACGCTCGCGCGTGCGTCAACGCGCCGACCCGCGCGCGGTGCTGCAGCCGGTTGGCCCGCGTGCCAAAGTCGGCGTGCCCGACCGCACCGCCCGCTCGGGCTCCGCGATCGCCCCGCGATCCGGAAGCACCCCGACAATCGTGACCGGGCGACTGGGAGACCCGCAGCAGCGCTGCTATCTTAGTCGGCTAGGATGTCGGCACCGACGACCGGGCGCTTGATCGTGGCGACGCCGCCCGAGCTCGTCATCCACGATGCGCCCTCGCCGTGTCCGTACCTCGATGAGCGCGTGGCCCGCCTGCCGCTGCGCCTGCCGGTGCGCGCGTTGTCGCGACAGGAGTTCGAGAACCGACTCGAGGTCGGCGATCGCCGGCAGGGTCTGCTGCTCTACCGAACAGCGTGTCCCAGCTGCAACGCCTGCGAGCCGATCCGCATCGACGTCGACGCCTTCGCGCCGGGGCGTTCCCAGCGACGCGTGTTCCGTCGGGGGGAGCGCGAGCTGACATGCGAAGTCGGTCGCCTCGAGCCCACGCTCGAGAAGGTCAACCTCTACAACCGCCACAAGTTCGGTCGCGGGCTGTCCTCGGGTGAGCACCCGATCGATCTCGATGGCTACCGCGCCTTCCTCGGCGAGTCCTGCTGCGACACCTTCGAGCTGCGCTACCGCCTGGGCAAGCGGCTGGTCGGCGTCGCAATCGTCGATCGCGGCGAGCGCTCGCTGTCGGCGGTCTACTGCTACTTCGATCCGACCCTGCCCGAGCTCGGCATCGGGACCTACTCGATCCTCAAGCAGGTCGCGCTGTGTCGCGGTTGGGGGCTCAAGTGGCTGTACCTCGGCCTCTACATCGGCGAGTGCGCCTCGATGGCGTACAAGTCGCGCTTCCTTCCCCATGAGCGCCTGCTCGGGGATCGATGGGTGACCATCGAGCGCGA encodes the following:
- a CDS encoding cytochrome P450 encodes the protein MDTSAATESSTSRNHRLPPMLSGGLPLLGHALDLRRRPVELFQRGRDRFGDMFSLKLPGSPVSVVMSGPKAHQKFFRLSDDDVSMREVYKLMTPIFGKGIAYDAEPEIMKEQLAFFHDALRETRLRTYAAGFVAEAEEYFGKWGDEGEVDLYKVGNELTIYTSSRSLLGPTFRASLSDEFAKLYYEMEAGLNLLAFFAPHLPVPAFRKRDRARARLGELVSTIVRERRAKGLSEEDFLQTLMDASYKNGQRLTEDEMTGLLLAIMFAGHHTSGVTFAWTGILLNQNPQWIGRLRAEQDRILGDRDDLTLDDLRGMHDLECAVKEALRLYPPIIMMMRRVLKGFEHGGYWVPENAMIMTSPAMAHRIPEVFKDPNRFDPDRFGPERDEDKKNPMGWISFGGGRHRCMGIVFAQLQLRAIWSHLLRNFDFELLEPRYEPDYNRLLVGPRMPCRARYRRRKTRTIIQAA
- a CDS encoding arginyltransferase yields the protein MSAPTTGRLIVATPPELVIHDAPSPCPYLDERVARLPLRLPVRALSRQEFENRLEVGDRRQGLLLYRTACPSCNACEPIRIDVDAFAPGRSQRRVFRRGERELTCEVGRLEPTLEKVNLYNRHKFGRGLSSGEHPIDLDGYRAFLGESCCDTFELRYRLGKRLVGVAIVDRGERSLSAVYCYFDPTLPELGIGTYSILKQVALCRGWGLKWLYLGLYIGECASMAYKSRFLPHERLLGDRWVTIEREPDPAR
- a CDS encoding NCS2 family permease, with amino-acid sequence MRWFVRGDIDGFFGLALDNLVQLLLVDALCRHVLGFPDTLLYGRVLPGVAISLLVGNVYYAIQARRLAAATGRTDVCALPYGINTVSLFGHVFLVMLPAKLAAAAAGHPNPVEVAWHAGLAATIGSGAIELVGSLVADTLRRWTPRAALLATLSGIALGFISLGFLFRTFAHPVVGLSTFAIVMLTYFGRVRFRGNLPGGLVAVAIGVTLAWTTGLAPVGEAPLNAGVHLPVPVLGALADALGGGYVLTYLSVIVPMGLFNLIGSLQNIESAEAAGDSFRTAPSLAVNGLGSIAAGLFGSVFPTTIYIGHPGWKAMGARAGYSVLNGVFITVVCLTGTLSSIAWAVPVDAGMAIVLWIGLVITAQAFEATPRHHAPAVVLGLLPGVGAWGALMAKNGLRAAGMGTPEAPFSPALIDAFARSDTWIHGAFALEQGFIFTSMILAASTVAVIERRFEIAAAWCGVGAVLAVTGLVHGYAFTLGDTVISLAPAWPWAAGYGAMALVFAAARWLTVPDDGAGH
- a CDS encoding OmpA family protein, with the translated sequence MLRNVSALFTVLALATACHPTRKELQAELDQVKQRLTGVEQENQTLQGKITQLEQDLKSRDERIAALEKERDGMNAELAGLRDEQARRKAELDTFRQLFARLKKLIDAGTIKVSFRKGRMIVEMASAVLFDSGKTELKPGGATALDELVVAFQSVADRDLLIAGHTDTDPIKTRRFKSNWELSTARAVVVVDYMISKGFPAEHLGAAGFGQMDPVAPNTDEQGKAQNRRIEIVLMPNLGELKGIEDMISGKPAK
- a CDS encoding MBL fold metallo-hydrolase codes for the protein MNPTDAETVAAGVLRLPLRTPTLPPATCTNTLLVWGTRLVIIEPATPHADEQERLVGEVERLAAAGVRPHAIVLTHHHGDHVGFAAPLRERLGGAVPILAHPETAARLPFAIDRPLDDGDTLTLGDGVELRAVFTPGHAPGHLVLLETRSRVAYVGDMLAGEGTILIDPYDGGDMAAYLDSLRRIDALGAVALVPAHGPVLRAPGEAIAAYVAHRRAREAAVLSAITGEPRPLAAVLAAAYADTPQWLWPLAERSLEAHLRKLVAERLVERDGENVWRLRDVD
- a CDS encoding choice-of-anchor L domain-containing protein, whose translation is MLAACGDGKGDLSQATVGIDTVASDDGDTAATGSSSSGAPGSGGGDDAGTAGADEGGSTSTGPFDPGPAKFDLGLVPDTPFAECVANNVPCDHMDDDIWHAIGLNCPGGLQIDGMVNGDPQSFYVHEGDLGTFVPAPYPPREGDKFLVMSSGRAQDITMAGLFASTDVAGFVDNGANLPAPMVTTKVSTTDTCADDFTLVGTGDCSNTVEDQWNQGSGAYDYAELRFSVGVPAGNPGFSYDLAMFSTEYPNYYQSGFNDMYIGWLESEMWTGNISFDEMGHPISLNAGFLDYKDAPNPYDCPAPCAAPELAGTAMEGHAGTKWLTTTAGVTPGETIELVFAVFDLSDPVLDTVVLLDNFQFGCVGGPPVTIPG